The DNA segment ATATTCTTTGGAATATCCACTTTAGCCTCTTCATTCACCTGACCGTAGGCTTCGTCAGCGCTTAATTTAAAACTAAAATCATCTCCAGCTTTCAATCCGTCCAACTTTTCTTCGAACATCTGTAGCATACGTCCTGTTCCAAAAATAAACTCTAGTGGTTTATCTTCGGTAGTTTCCTCTACAATCTCTCCCTCAAACCCTTGTAATCTTAGTACGTAAGATAATGTTACGAACTTGTTTCTAGTAATTTCCATATGTATAAACTTTTATTTTTTTTAATTCTAATTATAATGCAAAGAAAGCGAGTTTTTTAGAATATGCAAAAAGCACTCCAAAAAAACAGACATTCTTATCTGAATTATTAAATCTATTCATAAACAATGTATTTAATTGTTGAATGAATTTAACATTCCAAAATGATGGGAATAGGTGAGCATTTGTTCCGAATAATCTGTATTATAATCAACAATCACATCCTGAATAACTCCCCCTTCTTTACGTAAGCTCAAATTAGGATTTAAAAATCCAGTAAAAGGTGGAAGATCTAACTTTTTAAACCTATCCAACACCTCACGATGAAGCCCTTGATCTAATTTAACACCGTAAGCCTCCACAATGTTCTGTGCAGCTTCAAAATCACCTTCTGATTTTATTCGTTGAATTTCTCTCAGCATGTGGCCAAATAAATCTCTCAACCTATCAAAGTCATTGATTTTAAAGTACGTTTTACCGTTTTCAATAAACTTTTCAATCACTTTACCCTCACCTTTTTCAAACACCCAGGCAGCAATAAGTTGTCGATTACGCATATGCGCCTGTTGAATATCTTCGCCCAATTTAATACGCGTCATCTGAGTCAACAAACCGTTGCGGATATAGGCGTTATAATGCGACTGAGCGGCATCCAGACTGGGCAATAAACCCAGCTCAACCATTTTAGCATCGTACATAAAATACAGTCCGCACAAATCAGCCCTTGCTTCCTCAATAACCGAACCATAATTTTTTAGTGCTTCTGAAGTCACCCCTGGCAACATTTTCCCTGAACCGTGGCCAATACATTCGTGCAGATGAGTATGCAAGTTATCAGCAATGGCACCATATTTTTTTTCCAGCTCCACCTCCCGGGCGCTCCCTGCAAATTCCTCTATAAACCCAGAACTAAGCGATGCTTTATGGTGGGCATTTGAAATATTAGTAAGCGTAACTGATTTGGAGCCATGTTTTTCTCGAATCCATTCCGCATTAGGCAGGTTAATACCCAAGGGACTTGCAGGATAACAATCTCCACCCAGCATAACAGCACTAATAGCCTTTAAAGAAACACCCTTTATTTCCTCTTTTTTAAAACGTTGCTCAGTGGGTGATTCCCTTTCGAACCACTGTGCATTTTGGGCAATTATCATGGCCTTACGCGTTTCTTCCTGATCCACCAATTGCACAAGTCCTTCCCATGTGGCTTTCATACCCATGGGGTCTCCATATGTTTCAATAAAACCGTTGATAAAATCCACATCTCCACTCAAAGCGCCAACCCATTTAATGGAAAAATCATCAAAAGATTTCAGATCACCACTTTCGTAAAATTCGATCAATAAACGTATGATGGAGGCCTGTGTTTCATTTTCAGCGTAATCCAGCGCCCTATTCAGATTCAAACAAATACCCTCCAGGGCAGCACTATATTTACCTCCTATTTTATATACTTGTTCAACGATTTTCCCTTCCGTTTTTACTAGTTTAGTATTCAAACCCAATGACAAGTTTTCATTTAGATGATTCGCTTTTTGCTTCTGGTAATAATCCTCTACCTCTGCCTGTGAAACATTCTCATAAAAATTATTGCCTGAAGCTTTTATCAAATCAACACATGAACTGGTATCCACCCTTTTGGGCAAAAAATCCTTATGGAAAATTATTTTTTTAATAAGAGATAAATGATCAGCTTCCAAGTGACGTTCCGTTATTTTTCCCACACCAGGACTTAATTCTGCCAACCACGAGTTAAACGATTCTCTTGAAAATTCTGGCTCAAACTTATCTGAGCTATAATGATGATGCGGACCACTAGCAAACCACACTTTTTTCAGGTAAACCACAAAACGATCCCATTCCTTCCCTTTGGCATCTTTATTTTTAAGATAAATAGCTTCCAAAACATCCCGCAATAACAAGTTATACTTACCATGTTGATCCCACAGAATGTCTCTTCCCGCCAACGTGGCTTGCGAAAGGTAATAAATCAATAATTTTTTATTCAAAGAAAGATCCTCAAAGCCAGGAACTTCAAAACGCAATATCTTTATATCATCAAATTTTTCTGCAAAAACTTTCATATTTATATCTTATGTAAAAGATGCACATAAATTCTCCCAATACCCTTCTACCAGAGAATGTGCACATCTCAATTATTTTAACAAACTTACTTCTCTTCTACTTTAGGATTTCTAACATCCACATTTTTATATAGTACCCATTTCCCTTTTTCGTAAACATAGGCATCATATGAAAAATCAGGACCATAAAACCTAAAGTTATCC comes from the Saccharicrinis fermentans DSM 9555 = JCM 21142 genome and includes:
- a CDS encoding dipeptidyl-peptidase 3 family protein, which gives rise to MKVFAEKFDDIKILRFEVPGFEDLSLNKKLLIYYLSQATLAGRDILWDQHGKYNLLLRDVLEAIYLKNKDAKGKEWDRFVVYLKKVWFASGPHHHYSSDKFEPEFSRESFNSWLAELSPGVGKITERHLEADHLSLIKKIIFHKDFLPKRVDTSSCVDLIKASGNNFYENVSQAEVEDYYQKQKANHLNENLSLGLNTKLVKTEGKIVEQVYKIGGKYSAALEGICLNLNRALDYAENETQASIIRLLIEFYESGDLKSFDDFSIKWVGALSGDVDFINGFIETYGDPMGMKATWEGLVQLVDQEETRKAMIIAQNAQWFERESPTEQRFKKEEIKGVSLKAISAVMLGGDCYPASPLGINLPNAEWIREKHGSKSVTLTNISNAHHKASLSSGFIEEFAGSAREVELEKKYGAIADNLHTHLHECIGHGSGKMLPGVTSEALKNYGSVIEEARADLCGLYFMYDAKMVELGLLPSLDAAQSHYNAYIRNGLLTQMTRIKLGEDIQQAHMRNRQLIAAWVFEKGEGKVIEKFIENGKTYFKINDFDRLRDLFGHMLREIQRIKSEGDFEAAQNIVEAYGVKLDQGLHREVLDRFKKLDLPPFTGFLNPNLSLRKEGGVIQDVIVDYNTDYSEQMLTYSHHFGMLNSFNN